From Mobula hypostoma chromosome 8, sMobHyp1.1, whole genome shotgun sequence, the proteins below share one genomic window:
- the LOC134350811 gene encoding filamin-A-interacting protein 1-like isoform X3 yields the protein MLVDERQIHIEQLGQQAQKVQELVHKLREEEERVRSSDDRAREEAQKVFQLEAELEHKSAKSVQELDEMTAKLANQEAQNRQLRQKLSTLAHRFEELEEANKSLQKAEEELQELRDKIRQGECGNSSLMSEVESLRKQLLEMEGKDEEITKAEDQGRELKKKLQQEELHSSSLRLEVEKLQKRMVELEKLEGAFNKSKSECSQLHNSLDKEKALSKDLFNELEAVKARVKELESSEARLGKSEFNLKDDLTKLKSFTVMLVDQRRGVAEKLNQEEQKVNELNNKLKEEQSKTTEVTEKLIEESKKLLKLKSEMEEKVSSLLTEKEELAMKLKSEEQRSSELSQHLGLLKKRLDEDESDALRSRATPEAERLAEEAQSDSPKLRELTLEVERLRCRLQQLEVVEGDLMKTEDEFDQLEQRYRSERDKANQLSQQLEEMRQLASRSEQGEGSGAREAEARGRLRLEEARSRELAAEVRALKEKIHELMQKEDQLSQLQAEYSRLQRRCQQEENRNKDMGMEVVSLARELELSKRCSRALRPSMDGRRMLEVPLASTAVQTDGALADQDDRNATAVFIRQSVQEENHLMSHLRQGSLRRPPAVLERYPPAAGEPGLRRSWVPWAKRREVGTSPSKPLLVSSKQGQPLHIRVTPEQCGSTATLEITSPAADDFFSSSTVIPTLGPHKPRITIIPVPKASEGLLSPERPASPVTITTFSRPSSPPGCPHPQPASPEARQSPIQIVTVSTAPGCEPAPGPEPQEVQVGRAVFRMGPDKQQQQQGAGRRYGPKANIITTEDNKIHIHLGTQYKRPASGSCPEPGAPLITVRPLAVPADGKEGSGTVLRSPRHYAPPKGSPSKMTSSIIITPASTSPTRTTPALGAPEGSAAWPAPTRIPMSKGMKAGKPVVAAMGAGGVTKYESRAESQSMRIELKKCPASSSAPQAGGKG from the coding sequence ATGCTGGTGGACGAGCGGCAGATTCACATTGAGCAGCTCGGCCAACAAGCCCAGAAGGTGCAGGAGCTCGTGCACAAGCTCcgggaggaggaagagagagtCCGTAGCAGTGACGATAGAGCCAGGGAGGAGGCGCAGAAGGTATTCCAGCTGGAAGCGGAACTCGAGCACAAATCTGCCAAGTCCGTGCAAGAGCTCGACGAGATGACAGCTAAACTGGCGAACCAAGAGGCCCAGAACCGCCAGCTGCGGCAGAAGCTGTCGACTCTGGCCCATCGGTTCGAGGAGCTGGAGGAAGCCAACAAGAGCCTCCAGAAAGCAGAGGAAGAGCTGCAGGAGCTGCGGGACAAAATCAGGCAGGGGGAGTGCGGCAACTCCAGCCTCATGTCCGAGGTGGAGAGCCTGCGCAAGCAGCTACtggagatggaggggaaggacGAGGAGATCACCAAGGCCGAGGATCAGGGCAGGGAGCTGAAGAAGAAACTGCAGCAAGAAGAGCTCCACAGCAgcagcttgaggctagaggtggaGAAGCTCCAGAAGAGAATGGTGGAGCTGGAAAAGCTGGAAGGTGCTTTCAACAAGAGCAAATCCGAATGCTCCCAGCTGCACAACAGCCTGGACAAAGAGAAGGCTCTGAGCAAAGACCTGTTCAACGAGCTGGAAGCAGTAAAGGCTCGCGTGAAGGAGCTGGAGTCCTCCGAGGCCAGGCTGGGAAAGAGTGAATTCAACTTGAAAGATGATCTGACGAAGCTGAAGTCCTTCACAGTGATGCTGGTGGACCAGAGGAGAGGGGTGGCTGAGAAGCTGAACCAAGAAGAGCAaaaagtcaacgagctcaacaATAAGCTCAAGGAGGAGCAGAGCAAGACCACTGAGGTAACGGAGAAGCTGATAGAAGAGAGCAAAAAGCTCCTCAAACTGAAGTCAGAGATGGAGGAGAAGGTGTCCAGCTTGCTCACTGAGAAGGAGGAACTGGCGATGAAGCTCAAGAGCGAGGAGCAAAGGTCCAGTGAGCTGAGCCAGCACCTCGGCTTGCTGAAGAAGAGGCTCGACGAGGACGAGAGCGACGCTCTGAGAAGTCGGGCCACCCCGGAGGCTGAGCGACTGGCTGAGGAAGCCCAGTCCGACAGCCCCAAGCTGAGGGAGCTGACGCTGGAGGTGGAGCGCCTGAGGTGCCGGCTGCAGCAgctggaggtggtggagggagacCTGATGAAGACGGAGGACGAGTTCGACCAGCTGGAGCAGCGGTACAGGAGCGAGCGGGACAAGGCCAACCAGCTGAGCCAGCAGCTGGAGGAGATGCGGCAGCTGGCCAGCCGCAGCGAGCAGGGAGAGGGCAGCGGCGCCAGGGAGGCTGAGGCACGGGGGAGGCTGCGGCTGGAGGAGGCCCGGAGCCGGGAGCTGGCGGCCGAGGTGAGGGCGCTCAAGGAGAAGATCCACGAGCTGATGCAGAAGGAAGATCAGCTGTCGCAGCTGCAGGCCGAGTACTCACGGCTGCAGCGGCGCTGCCAGCAGGAGGAGAACCGCAACAAGGATATGGGCATGGAGGTGGTCAGCCTGGCCCGCGAGCTGGAGCTCTCCAAGCGCTGCAGCCGCGCCCTCCGGCCCAGCATGGACGGCCGGCGCATGCTGGAGGTGCCGCTCGCCTCCACCGCCGTGCAGACGGATGGCGCGCTGGCCGACCAGGATGACCGCAATGCCACGGCCGTCTTCATCCGCCAGTCGGTGCAGGAGGAGAACCATCTGATGAGCCACCTGCGTCAAGGCAGCCTGCGGAGGCCGCCCGCTGTCCTCGAGCGCTACCCGCCAGCTGCTGGCGAGCCAGGCCTGCGCCGCTCCTGGGTCCCCTGGGCCAAGCGGCGGGAGGTGGGCACCAGCCCCAGCAAGCCACTGCTCGTGTCCAGCAAGCAAGGGCAGCCGCTCCACATCCGAGTGACGCCCGAGCAGTGCGGCAGCACGGCCACCCTGGAGATCACCAGCCCAGCGGCCGACGACTTCTTCTCCAGCAGCACTGTCATCCCCACGCTAGGCCCTCACAAGCCCCGCATCACCATCATCCCCGTGCCCAAGGCCTCCGAAGGCCTCCTCTCACCCGAGCGCCCGGCCTCGCCCGTCACCATCACCACCTTCTCCCGGCCCAGTTCGCCGCCAGGGTGCCCTCACCCTCAGCCGGCCTCCCCCGAAGCCCGTCAGTCGCCCATCCAGATCGTAACGGTGAGCACGGCCCCCGGCTGCGAGCCAGCCCCAGGCCCTGAGCCGCAGGAGGTGCAGGTGGGCCGGGCCGTGTTCAGAATGGGCCCggacaagcagcagcaacaacagggAGCTGGCCGAAGGTATGGCCCCAAGGCCAACATCATCACCACCGAGGACAACAAGATCCACATCCACCTGGGCACCCAGTACAAGCGGCCGGCCAGCGGCAGCTGTCCCGAGCCCGGCGCTCCGCTCATCACGGTGCGGCCGCTGGCCGTGCCCGCTGACGGCAAGGAAGGGTCGGGCACCGTGCTCCGCTCACCCCGCCACTACGCCCCACCCAAGGGCTCTCCCAGCAAGATGACCAGCAGCATCATCATCACCCCAGCCAGCACGTCGCCCACTAGGACCACGCCGGCACTG